A genomic stretch from Methylophilus medardicus includes:
- the fliS gene encoding flagellar export chaperone FliS: MFGMKKLGVNAYASVGLETGIVDASPLKLVVMLYDGAISACIHAQQAMAQHDIAKKGQYLTQAVTIVDSGLRACLDKRTGGDIAQNLDQLYQYMTRSLMEASVRQDVKKVQEIQQLLMELKSAWETLEKSAAARPAQADMSLGQMVAQKTNELQHMGQHRMAAAGA; the protein is encoded by the coding sequence ATGTTTGGAATGAAGAAATTAGGTGTGAATGCTTATGCAAGCGTGGGGTTGGAAACCGGGATTGTTGATGCCAGCCCGCTGAAGTTGGTAGTGATGTTATACGACGGTGCGATTTCAGCTTGTATTCACGCACAACAAGCAATGGCTCAGCATGATATTGCTAAAAAAGGCCAATACCTGACCCAAGCCGTCACCATTGTGGATAGTGGCTTACGTGCCTGCCTAGACAAGCGTACCGGTGGCGACATCGCCCAAAATCTTGACCAACTGTATCAGTACATGACGCGCAGTTTGATGGAGGCGAGCGTCCGCCAAGATGTGAAAAAAGTACAAGAAATTCAGCAATTGCTGATGGAATTGAAATCCGCTTGGGAAACCTTAGAAAAATCTGCTGCCGCGCGTCCGGCACAAGCCGATATGTCGCTGGGTCAGATGGTGGCACAAAAAACAAACGAGTTACAACACATGGGTCAACACCGTATGGCGGCGGCCGGAGCTTAA
- the fliD gene encoding flagellar filament capping protein FliD: MTAIVSSTGVSGLPIDSLVSAQMQVEQQPLNDIKTKISSYNTKLSAYSTLKSGLSTFQTAVNKLATAAKFNAQSVTASDSNSISATANGTAVIGSYNVTVSQLATSQKLASAAYSSATDIVGTGKLTISFGTFAAAAGSNPAAFTANGDKTDISIDITSSNNTLAGIRDAINAQNASVSASIVNDGSGNRLVVTSKDTGEVNSLKISVADDDGNATDSAGLSALAYDPLAGTNNMTQMVAAKNALLNVDGMSISKPSNTVSDVIQGVTLTLKSVTTTSNALTVGTDTDTIQASVQSFVDAYNSLNTSMRNLTKFVSAGSTANGALLGDSTARNIMVKLKSMLSASSPTATTFKTLTDIGVTMGSDGALSLDSTKLKTAVTTNVSDVAKLFSPSATATDPQVSFVSSKSDTASGTYAVNVSQLGGNGINAIGTINGATAITSGSVLTGALGNASFGLQLSVTGTATGSRGTVTFSKGLAGELSSLLDGWLDSDGALTTKTDGISSSIKVLNKKSDDINARLPSIEARYRAQYAKLDALLSSMQSTSNNLTSQLASISNNN; encoded by the coding sequence ATGACAGCGATAGTATCCTCTACTGGAGTATCAGGGCTTCCAATTGACAGTCTCGTCAGTGCGCAGATGCAAGTGGAACAGCAACCTCTCAACGATATTAAAACCAAAATATCGTCTTACAATACCAAGTTATCCGCTTACAGCACGCTCAAAAGCGGATTAAGTACGTTTCAGACAGCGGTAAACAAATTAGCCACAGCGGCGAAGTTTAACGCGCAATCTGTCACTGCGAGTGACAGTAACAGCATCAGTGCGACTGCCAACGGTACTGCCGTGATCGGTAGTTACAACGTGACGGTCAGCCAGTTGGCGACTTCACAAAAGCTGGCTTCTGCTGCTTATAGTAGTGCCACTGACATTGTTGGCACGGGCAAACTCACCATTTCTTTCGGCACGTTTGCCGCCGCTGCGGGGAGCAATCCTGCGGCATTTACCGCCAACGGCGACAAGACTGACATTTCGATTGATATCACTAGCAGCAATAATACCTTGGCAGGCATTCGCGATGCGATTAACGCTCAAAACGCCTCGGTGTCGGCTTCGATTGTCAATGATGGGTCAGGCAATCGTCTGGTGGTGACATCGAAAGACACGGGCGAAGTGAATAGCCTGAAAATCTCGGTGGCGGACGATGATGGAAATGCGACCGACAGCGCAGGTCTCTCTGCATTGGCCTACGACCCGCTGGCGGGCACCAACAACATGACCCAAATGGTTGCAGCCAAAAACGCTTTGCTCAACGTGGATGGCATGAGCATCAGTAAACCCAGCAATACGGTGTCTGATGTGATTCAGGGCGTCACCCTGACACTGAAGTCGGTGACGACCACCAGTAATGCTCTGACGGTAGGCACCGATACCGATACCATACAAGCGTCGGTACAAAGCTTTGTCGATGCTTATAATTCACTCAACACCAGTATGCGTAACCTGACCAAGTTTGTATCGGCGGGTTCGACGGCGAATGGCGCCTTATTAGGTGACTCTACCGCGCGCAATATCATGGTGAAACTAAAATCGATGCTATCAGCCTCCTCGCCGACTGCCACCACGTTTAAAACATTAACCGATATTGGCGTGACCATGGGCTCTGATGGCGCATTGTCGCTAGACAGTACAAAATTGAAAACTGCAGTGACAACCAACGTCAGTGATGTGGCCAAGCTATTTTCACCATCGGCCACCGCGACGGATCCGCAAGTGAGTTTTGTCAGCAGTAAATCAGATACCGCCTCAGGCACTTATGCCGTCAATGTCTCCCAGCTAGGCGGCAATGGGATCAACGCCATCGGCACCATTAACGGTGCCACTGCCATCACCAGCGGCTCGGTATTGACTGGCGCGCTCGGTAATGCGAGTTTTGGCTTGCAATTAAGTGTTACGGGTACTGCCACCGGTAGTCGTGGCACTGTGACCTTTAGTAAAGGTCTGGCAGGCGAATTAAGCTCGTTGTTGGATGGCTGGCTGGACAGCGATGGCGCGTTGACAACGAAGACCGATGGCATCTCATCTTCGATTAAAGTTTTGAATAAAAAGTCCGATGATATTAATGCCAGGTTGCCTTCTATTGAAGCACGTTACCGTGCACAGTATGCAAAATTGGATGCCTTGCTCAGCAGTATGCAAAGCACCAGCAATAATCTGACTTCACAATTGGCTTCTATTAGTAACAACAATTAG
- a CDS encoding flagellar protein FlaG encodes MSDSLVNGVGNNVQGLQAASSLKLVKYAEASADKPAVDVNDKAALSGAVKKLNEYVAPALQTIEFSIDDDSDRIIVKVVDTETQKVLRQIPNEEVLAISKTLDKLRGLVIRQTA; translated from the coding sequence ATGAGTGATTCATTGGTAAATGGTGTAGGCAATAACGTGCAAGGGTTGCAGGCGGCCAGCAGTTTAAAGCTGGTGAAATATGCTGAGGCCTCCGCAGACAAACCTGCAGTGGATGTGAATGACAAAGCCGCGTTGAGCGGTGCTGTCAAAAAGTTAAATGAGTATGTTGCGCCAGCGTTACAAACAATAGAGTTTTCTATTGATGATGATAGCGATCGAATCATCGTGAAAGTGGTGGATACCGAAACACAAAAGGTACTCCGTCAGATTCCCAATGAAGAAGTGCTGGCTATCAGTAAAACGCTGGATAAATTACGTGGGCTGGTGATACGACAGACAGCCTGA
- a CDS encoding flagellin N-terminal helical domain-containing protein, translating to MASVINTNLASLNAQRNLNASQSSLNTSIQRLSSGMRINSAKDDAAGLAIATRMDSQVRGMDVATRNANDAISFLQTAEGGLSSATDSLQRMRELAVQAANGSYSSGDRANLDTEFTQLKEELTRLSTATKFNGQAAFGTGYNFQIGADSGDTISVSSVAAASLSGSLSTADAASDAITAIDAQLTEVNTNRATLGAYQNRFASVVNNLGVASENMAASKSRITDADFASETAKMTRAQILQQAGTAMLAQANQLPNQVMTLLRG from the coding sequence ATGGCTTCAGTAATCAACACCAACTTGGCATCTTTGAATGCACAACGTAACTTAAACGCATCACAAAGCAGCCTGAATACTTCTATTCAACGCTTGTCTTCTGGTATGCGTATCAACAGCGCGAAAGATGATGCGGCTGGCTTGGCAATTGCAACACGTATGGACTCACAAGTTCGTGGTATGGATGTTGCGACACGTAACGCTAACGATGCAATTTCTTTCTTGCAAACGGCTGAAGGCGGTTTGAGCAGCGCAACAGATTCCTTACAACGTATGCGTGAATTGGCTGTACAGGCAGCCAACGGTTCCTACAGCTCTGGTGACCGTGCAAACCTGGATACAGAATTTACTCAACTGAAAGAAGAGCTGACTCGTTTGAGCACAGCGACCAAATTTAACGGTCAAGCTGCTTTCGGTACAGGTTATAACTTCCAGATTGGTGCAGACAGTGGCGATACCATTAGCGTGTCATCCGTTGCAGCAGCTTCTTTGAGTGGTTCCTTGTCAACGGCTGACGCAGCTTCTGATGCAATCACCGCGATTGATGCGCAATTAACAGAAGTGAACACCAACCGTGCGACACTGGGTGCTTACCAAAACCGTTTCGCTTCAGTGGTGAATAACCTAGGTGTGGCTTCAGAGAACATGGCAGCATCTAAATCTCGTATCACTGACGCTGACTTTGCTTCAGAAACAGCCAAAATGACCCGTGCACAGATTCTGCAACAAGCGGGTACTGCGATGTTGGCTCAGGCGAACCAGTTGCCTAACCAAGTGATGACATTACTGAGAGGTTAA
- the aepX gene encoding phosphoenolpyruvate mutase — protein MASVYVGMTVDILHHGHINIIEQARKYGDVTIGLLSDAAVADHKRLPYLTYEQRKQIVENIRGVVKVVTQDEWDYAPNLLKYKPDIMVHGDDWLEGPLVPYRERARAALAEYGGHLIEIPYTRGVSSNEMLGQIQALGTTPDIRRRTLKRLLAVKPISRFIEAHNPISALIAEHVTAQRNGKTCQFDGFWSSSLTDSTARGKPDIEAVEINSRLSNINDIFDVTTKPLIMDADTGGKLEHFELNVRSMERLGISATIIEDKIGLKKNSLFGNDVPQLQDEIEPFCEKIAAGRAARVSDDFMVIARIESLILEKGIADAVKRAQAYVGAGVDGIMIHSRQKAPDEVFEFAKIFKSEFPTIPLVCVPTSYNKVTEEELAAHGFNLVIYANHMMRAAYPAMQNAAMEILKNGRTAEIEASLMSINDVLELIPGTK, from the coding sequence ATGGCATCCGTTTATGTAGGCATGACCGTAGACATTCTGCACCATGGCCATATCAATATTATTGAGCAAGCCAGAAAGTATGGAGATGTCACCATCGGCCTGCTCTCTGACGCAGCCGTGGCAGACCACAAACGCCTGCCCTACCTGACCTATGAGCAACGCAAACAGATCGTTGAAAATATTCGCGGTGTGGTCAAAGTGGTGACGCAAGATGAATGGGACTATGCGCCCAACTTGCTCAAATACAAACCTGACATCATGGTGCATGGTGATGACTGGCTGGAGGGTCCGCTGGTGCCTTACCGTGAGCGTGCCCGCGCCGCACTCGCCGAGTATGGCGGTCATCTGATTGAGATTCCTTATACACGTGGCGTCTCCTCCAATGAAATGTTAGGTCAGATCCAAGCGCTGGGAACCACCCCGGACATTCGCCGCCGCACCTTGAAAAGATTGCTGGCTGTGAAACCGATTTCACGTTTTATTGAGGCACACAATCCGATCTCGGCATTAATTGCTGAGCATGTCACCGCGCAACGCAACGGAAAAACTTGCCAATTTGACGGATTTTGGTCTAGTTCACTGACAGACTCTACCGCACGCGGCAAACCGGATATCGAAGCAGTAGAAATCAATAGCCGTTTATCGAATATCAATGACATCTTTGATGTCACCACCAAACCTTTAATTATGGATGCCGACACTGGCGGCAAACTGGAGCACTTTGAACTCAATGTGCGAAGCATGGAGCGCTTGGGCATTTCAGCCACCATTATTGAAGACAAGATTGGCTTAAAAAAGAATTCACTGTTTGGCAACGACGTACCGCAGTTGCAAGATGAGATCGAACCATTCTGCGAAAAAATTGCAGCCGGCCGCGCGGCACGCGTCAGTGATGACTTTATGGTGATTGCGCGGATTGAAAGCTTAATTCTGGAAAAAGGCATAGCCGATGCAGTCAAGCGCGCCCAAGCCTATGTGGGCGCCGGGGTCGATGGCATCATGATTCACAGCCGGCAGAAAGCCCCCGATGAAGTATTTGAATTTGCCAAAATCTTTAAATCAGAATTTCCGACGATCCCTTTGGTTTGCGTACCCACCAGTTACAACAAGGTAACCGAAGAAGAGTTGGCCGCACACGGGTTTAATTTGGTCATTTATGCCAACCACATGATGCGGGCAGCCTACCCTGCGATGCAAAACGCAGCCATGGAAATTCTTAAAAATGGCAGAACGGCAGAAATCGAAGCCAGTTTAATGTCGATCAATGATGTGCTGGAACTGATTCCCGGCACCAAATAA
- the aepY gene encoding phosphonopyruvate decarboxylase — MIHAEDFLSVLQTEQVQFFAGVPDSLLKELCACFSDKLRPQQHVIAANEGGAIGLAIGHYLATQQVALVYMQNSGLGNVVNPIASLADPQVYGIPMLLLVGWRGEIADNGEQIHDEPQHVKQGQMTLSQLDALGLPHQVMADDIASAHQQIKSLLTQALERQGPVALVVRKQRFAPYQSAQSSTSTPSTLAEKLPVLHSREHMIQQVVAALPENAAVVATTGMASRELFELRKAQQAGHGRDFLTVGGMGHASQIACGIALAQPDRQVVCIDGDGAMLMHMGSLTISAQRPNLVHIVLNNGAHDSVGGQPTIAAQLSLAEIASAAGYAQVLSLSDPEQLQAVLKQSFHGGKSRFIEVLCRKGARADLGRPTRTPAQNKQDFMQFLSEVTYA, encoded by the coding sequence ATGATTCATGCTGAGGATTTCTTATCGGTATTGCAAACGGAACAAGTGCAATTTTTTGCCGGCGTTCCCGACTCATTGCTTAAAGAGCTATGCGCGTGTTTTTCTGACAAACTCAGGCCGCAGCAGCATGTGATTGCCGCCAATGAAGGGGGCGCGATCGGCTTGGCCATTGGTCATTACCTCGCCACGCAACAAGTGGCGCTGGTGTATATGCAAAACTCCGGGCTAGGCAATGTGGTGAATCCGATTGCGTCACTGGCAGATCCACAGGTGTATGGTATTCCGATGTTGCTGCTGGTGGGCTGGCGCGGCGAAATTGCCGACAACGGTGAACAAATCCATGATGAACCTCAACATGTTAAACAAGGACAGATGACCTTATCACAACTGGATGCGTTGGGTTTGCCGCACCAAGTGATGGCCGATGACATCGCCAGCGCGCATCAACAAATTAAAAGCTTATTAACCCAGGCGCTTGAGCGCCAAGGTCCAGTCGCATTGGTGGTGCGTAAACAACGTTTTGCGCCCTATCAATCTGCGCAATCATCAACAAGCACGCCCTCAACACTGGCAGAGAAACTCCCCGTGCTCCACAGTCGCGAGCATATGATTCAGCAAGTGGTCGCCGCGTTGCCAGAAAACGCTGCCGTGGTCGCCACCACCGGCATGGCCTCTCGCGAGCTCTTCGAGCTTAGAAAAGCGCAACAGGCAGGCCACGGCCGGGATTTTCTGACGGTAGGTGGCATGGGGCATGCGTCTCAAATTGCATGTGGCATCGCCCTGGCGCAGCCTGATAGGCAAGTGGTTTGCATTGACGGCGATGGCGCTATGCTGATGCATATGGGCAGTTTGACCATCAGCGCACAGCGACCAAACTTAGTGCATATTGTGTTAAACAACGGCGCACACGACTCGGTCGGTGGTCAGCCAACGATTGCCGCCCAGCTCAGCTTAGCTGAGATCGCCAGTGCTGCAGGCTATGCACAAGTGCTTAGCTTGTCAGACCCTGAACAGTTGCAAGCCGTGTTAAAACAAAGCTTTCACGGTGGCAAGAGTCGCTTTATTGAAGTGCTGTGTCGCAAAGGCGCGCGCGCAGATCTCGGTCGCCCTACCCGCACCCCAGCACAAAACAAACAAGACTTCATGCAATTTTTAAGTGAGGTGACCTATGCCTGA
- a CDS encoding aminotransferase class V-fold PLP-dependent enzyme has product MPERSIHAHVVAQNQRKVLFTAGPASLLDENLLGLRPCFGRGDTDYQQVETAVLSALKAMTGHAHIARLQGSASLALEIASLNFLYGKVLVIDSGYYAQRLVSFAHMAQRNAGEVSLVTVCDWQQLTKVEGHFDWVVACYTETSAGLLLPIADLRALADRVGAQLMLDATASIGLEADHHLADVIAYSSCKGLFGLTGAAFVAFHQPPKHAVDSFYLNLNTHLERGMTGPYHAIASLYEVLPKHDDLREAVFINKAQMLKKIAGYATHPLQYQPVLCTWVDAKVTSQATQAVLYAPRGMQRGSVVCHLGEAHLGSQAQGEILDLLELQP; this is encoded by the coding sequence ATGCCTGAGCGTAGCATTCACGCACATGTCGTCGCACAAAATCAACGCAAAGTGCTGTTTACTGCTGGCCCCGCCAGTCTGCTAGATGAAAACCTACTCGGTCTACGCCCATGCTTTGGCAGAGGCGACACCGATTATCAACAGGTTGAAACAGCCGTGCTGTCAGCGCTCAAAGCCATGACAGGTCATGCGCATATCGCGCGCTTACAAGGCTCGGCCAGCCTCGCCTTAGAGATTGCAAGCCTGAATTTTTTATACGGTAAGGTGTTGGTGATCGACAGCGGCTATTATGCTCAGCGTCTGGTCAGCTTTGCACACATGGCACAACGCAACGCAGGCGAAGTCTCACTGGTCACCGTATGCGACTGGCAGCAATTGACCAAGGTGGAAGGCCACTTCGACTGGGTTGTTGCTTGCTACACCGAAACCAGTGCCGGCTTACTGCTACCGATCGCAGATTTACGCGCCTTGGCTGATCGTGTCGGGGCACAACTGATGCTGGATGCCACTGCATCAATCGGGCTGGAAGCGGACCATCATCTGGCTGACGTGATTGCTTATAGCTCTTGCAAAGGCCTGTTTGGCTTAACGGGCGCCGCATTTGTTGCTTTCCATCAGCCGCCAAAACACGCAGTCGACTCCTTTTATTTAAATCTGAACACGCATCTTGAGCGCGGCATGACTGGGCCCTATCACGCCATTGCTTCTTTATACGAAGTGTTGCCTAAACATGACGATTTGCGTGAGGCAGTATTTATCAACAAAGCGCAAATGTTGAAGAAGATCGCGGGCTACGCCACCCATCCACTGCAATATCAGCCAGTGCTATGCACATGGGTCGATGCCAAAGTGACTAGCCAAGCAACGCAAGCAGTGTTGTATGCGCCGCGTGGCATGCAACGTGGTAGCGTGGTCTGCCATTTGGGTGAGGCGCATTTGGGCAGCCAAGCGCAGGGTGAGATTCTCGATTTACTGGAGCTACAGCCATGA
- a CDS encoding adenylyltransferase/cytidyltransferase family protein: protein MTQVPKRIMVDMSATLIHHGHVRLLKAAKALGHVVVALTTDEEIRAKKGYEPELSYAARAEVLLAMRDVDEVVPSPWLLDEAFLNLHHIDVLVHGHDNSNPIASERLHLLPRTEGISSTLLRARVLKAVSQKMETNI from the coding sequence ATGACACAGGTGCCAAAACGCATCATGGTCGACATGTCGGCCACCCTGATTCACCATGGCCATGTGCGCCTGCTAAAAGCGGCCAAAGCCCTGGGACACGTGGTGGTGGCACTGACCACCGATGAAGAAATCCGTGCCAAAAAAGGCTATGAGCCTGAATTGAGCTATGCCGCACGCGCCGAAGTGTTATTAGCCATGCGCGATGTGGACGAGGTGGTGCCCAGCCCATGGTTACTCGACGAAGCTTTTTTAAACCTGCACCACATCGACGTATTGGTGCATGGTCACGATAACAGCAACCCAATTGCATCCGAACGATTACACCTACTGCCGCGCACCGAGGGCATCAGCAGCACCCTGCTGCGTGCACGTGTGCTCAAAGCAGTCAGTCAAAAAATGGAAACCAACATATGA
- a CDS encoding class I SAM-dependent methyltransferase, with translation MSNLWQQIWEKRSLQPQHRLTLDTLIALDGFDSGAGKINLADWQEYTRRISEKLQLQSGHSVFEVGCGAGAFLFALREQHTLTVGGLDYAAGLIEAAKQAMPDGDFKAQSAQTMDTEPQYDFVIANSVFHYFDEAMAAAVLQAMWKKARLGVAILDVPHAATKAACERARRDALSEAEYEEKYRGLHHTYFSPDWFSQQLPDTPLQTFESCVPHYAQSQYRFSVIFSKRLHG, from the coding sequence ATGAGTAACCTATGGCAACAAATTTGGGAAAAACGCTCACTACAACCGCAGCATCGCCTGACGCTGGATACGCTGATCGCGTTGGATGGCTTTGACAGTGGCGCTGGCAAAATCAACCTCGCGGACTGGCAGGAATACACCCGGCGCATCAGTGAAAAACTGCAGTTACAGTCAGGTCACTCGGTGTTTGAAGTGGGCTGTGGTGCAGGTGCTTTTTTATTCGCCCTGCGCGAGCAGCACACACTTACCGTCGGCGGGCTGGATTATGCCGCCGGTTTGATTGAGGCTGCAAAACAGGCAATGCCGGACGGTGACTTCAAGGCACAATCGGCACAGACCATGGACACCGAGCCACAATATGACTTTGTGATTGCCAATAGCGTATTTCATTACTTTGATGAGGCCATGGCGGCAGCGGTACTGCAGGCTATGTGGAAAAAAGCCCGATTGGGTGTCGCCATTTTGGATGTGCCACATGCGGCGACCAAAGCCGCTTGCGAACGTGCGCGACGCGACGCGTTGAGCGAAGCAGAATATGAAGAGAAATACCGCGGTCTGCATCACACCTATTTTAGTCCTGACTGGTTCAGCCAACAGCTGCCAGACACCCCACTGCAAACATTTGAGAGCTGTGTGCCCCACTATGCGCAAAGCCAGTACCGTTTCAGTGTCATTTTTTCTAAACGCTTGCATGGATAA
- a CDS encoding CDP-glycerol glycerophosphotransferase family protein translates to MTPTTNKPLPVFTFFYTDNCERQALAPVAEEIAHRGYQIQWSTNSKQYAEVGVYCEHACKPNAGFSVVLLHDLAQRHDIWPHFWHHEPWSAFDMGIVPGPAWVERWQTQANFKQARPKLGMFDLGWPKADLVYRNQETFKQEAQKLRAQLGLKYEHSILYAPSWENHGKQDEFVQSLKDLPVNLLLKQAPWSDKYRWVLNNIDEMDALHRNCADNVYVIDREISIMYCLGLADVMVSDESSVLTEALLLDVPGIAVTDWLIPDTNPPRPASVPYDYVIKTVKADLRRTVQEVLQNAGQYQQQVAHHKQHQFANLGQSATLIADNIEAALAGETHLPTPAIKAQVDIDRTTYQHAEKLAAEGDMKLSTQMMLELIKKESCCWEPYNDLGTLLVSQGQFEDAELLLEKAVLLAQENPAIPLSNLTEVYCLQQKADKALLTLAKLSKYTPNSAGSIPHIRRCMETMF, encoded by the coding sequence ATGACGCCCACCACCAATAAGCCACTCCCCGTCTTCACTTTTTTTTATACCGACAATTGCGAACGGCAGGCCTTAGCACCAGTGGCTGAGGAGATTGCTCATCGGGGCTACCAGATTCAGTGGAGTACCAACTCGAAACAATATGCAGAGGTGGGCGTGTATTGCGAACATGCATGCAAACCAAACGCCGGTTTTTCGGTAGTGCTGTTGCATGACTTAGCGCAGCGCCACGACATTTGGCCGCACTTTTGGCACCATGAACCCTGGAGCGCTTTTGACATGGGGATTGTGCCCGGCCCAGCCTGGGTCGAGCGCTGGCAGACCCAAGCCAATTTTAAGCAAGCACGCCCTAAATTAGGCATGTTTGACCTCGGTTGGCCGAAGGCAGATCTGGTGTATCGCAACCAAGAGACCTTCAAACAAGAGGCACAAAAACTGCGCGCGCAACTGGGCCTCAAATACGAGCACTCAATTCTTTACGCCCCCTCATGGGAAAACCATGGCAAACAAGATGAATTTGTGCAAAGTCTGAAGGATTTGCCGGTCAATTTGTTATTAAAACAGGCGCCCTGGTCAGACAAATATCGTTGGGTACTCAACAATATCGACGAAATGGATGCATTGCATAGAAACTGCGCCGACAATGTGTATGTGATTGATCGTGAGATCAGCATCATGTATTGCTTAGGGTTAGCCGATGTGATGGTCTCCGATGAGTCCAGTGTGTTGACCGAGGCGTTATTGCTGGATGTGCCTGGCATAGCCGTGACCGATTGGCTGATTCCAGACACCAATCCGCCTCGTCCGGCCAGTGTGCCTTATGACTATGTGATTAAAACTGTCAAAGCCGATTTACGCCGCACAGTGCAAGAAGTGTTACAAAACGCTGGGCAGTATCAGCAACAAGTCGCGCATCACAAACAACATCAATTTGCCAATCTTGGCCAAAGCGCCACCTTGATTGCAGATAATATCGAGGCTGCACTGGCAGGTGAAACCCACTTGCCAACGCCTGCGATCAAGGCACAGGTGGATATTGATCGTACAACCTACCAACATGCCGAAAAACTGGCTGCTGAGGGAGATATGAAACTCTCCACCCAGATGATGCTAGAACTGATTAAAAAAGAAAGCTGCTGCTGGGAGCCGTATAACGATCTGGGCACCCTGCTAGTAAGCCAAGGCCAATTTGAGGATGCAGAATTATTGCTGGAGAAAGCTGTGTTGTTGGCACAAGAGAACCCAGCGATTCCCTTGAGTAACCTGACTGAGGTCTATTGTCTGCAACAAAAAGCCGACAAAGCCTTGTTAACCTTGGCCAAACTTAGCAAATATACGCCTAACTCCGCCGGGTCGATTCCCCATATTCGTCGCTGTATGGAAACCATGTTTTAA